From the genome of Streptomyces sp. NBC_01341, one region includes:
- a CDS encoding class E sortase — translation MTSFRPDSGQEGSYAQGAYEPDGTFEAAVEQLADPLNDPLPGQHASSWNQPETAAVGEEPPGKPRTASQAPAETPGEWYDPEGYQRDWYGQQRPGTGPTSGPAEGTVVLPGLVTTVAEPVPASAQEPVEPPPPRSPALGRVAVPPQARSAVGDETIALRTADTQRATGPAATDSTALAAETTATGGRAERRRAAKGRGRRRPESEPTAGSGTVESGAPMSRVEARRAARAAKESPAVVASRVVGEVFITFGVLMLLFVTYQLWWTNVRADQIAGRETHKIQDDWASGERSPGAFEPGQGFAIMHIPKLDVVAPIAEGISKEKVLDRGMVGHYGEGKLKTAMPSAQQGNFAVAGHRNTHGEPFRYINKLKPGDPIVVETQDAYYTYEMTSILPQTSPSNVAVIDEVPPGSGFTGPGRYITLTTCTPEFTSTYRMIVWGKMVDERPRSKGKPDALVG, via the coding sequence GTGACCTCATTCCGCCCCGACTCCGGGCAGGAAGGCTCGTACGCGCAGGGAGCGTACGAGCCCGACGGCACGTTCGAGGCGGCGGTGGAACAGCTCGCCGACCCGCTGAACGACCCCTTGCCGGGTCAGCACGCCTCCTCCTGGAACCAGCCGGAGACCGCAGCGGTCGGCGAGGAGCCGCCCGGGAAGCCCAGGACGGCGTCCCAGGCGCCCGCGGAGACCCCGGGCGAGTGGTACGACCCCGAGGGCTACCAGAGGGACTGGTACGGGCAGCAGCGGCCAGGCACGGGGCCCACGTCAGGCCCCGCCGAAGGGACCGTCGTGCTGCCCGGACTCGTGACCACGGTGGCCGAACCCGTGCCCGCCTCCGCCCAGGAGCCCGTAGAGCCGCCGCCGCCACGGAGCCCTGCCCTGGGGCGCGTTGCGGTCCCGCCCCAGGCACGGTCGGCCGTCGGCGACGAGACGATAGCCCTGCGGACGGCCGACACCCAGCGCGCGACGGGCCCGGCCGCGACGGACTCCACGGCCCTCGCGGCCGAAACGACGGCCACCGGTGGCCGGGCCGAGCGCCGCCGGGCGGCCAAGGGGCGCGGACGGCGGCGGCCGGAATCCGAACCGACTGCGGGATCGGGGACGGTGGAGTCCGGAGCCCCGATGTCACGGGTGGAGGCTCGTCGCGCGGCCCGTGCGGCCAAGGAGAGCCCCGCCGTGGTGGCGAGCAGGGTCGTCGGGGAAGTCTTCATCACCTTCGGTGTGCTGATGCTCCTGTTCGTCACCTACCAGCTGTGGTGGACCAACGTCCGTGCCGACCAGATCGCCGGCCGGGAGACGCACAAGATCCAGGACGATTGGGCGAGCGGTGAGCGCAGTCCGGGCGCCTTCGAACCGGGCCAGGGTTTCGCCATCATGCACATCCCGAAGCTGGACGTCGTCGCGCCGATCGCCGAGGGCATCAGCAAGGAGAAGGTCCTCGACCGGGGCATGGTCGGTCACTACGGCGAGGGCAAGCTGAAGACCGCGATGCCGTCGGCGCAGCAGGGCAACTTCGCGGTGGCGGGTCACCGCAACACCCACGGCGAACCGTTCCGCTACATCAACAAGCTGAAGCCCGGTGACCCGATCGTGGTCGAGACCCAGGACGCCTACTACACGTACGAGATGACCAGCATCCTTCCGCAGACGTCGCCTTCGAACGTGGCGGTGATCGACGAAGTCCCCCCGGGTTCCGGATTCACCGGCCCCGGCAGGTACATCACACTGACGACCTGTACGCCGGAATTCACGAGTACGTACCGAATGATCGTGTGGGGCAAGATGGTCGACGAACGCCCGCGGAGCAAGGGGAAGCCCGACGCGCTCGTCGGCTGA